In Psychrobacter ciconiae, the following are encoded in one genomic region:
- the tyrS gene encoding tyrosine--tRNA ligase produces the protein MTELTLEEQLAIIERGTQEILSTEDLVAKLKQNRPLRIKAGFDPTAPDLHLGHTVLINKLKHFQDLGHEIYFLIGDYTAKIGDPSGKNATRPPLTDEQIKLNAKTYAEQVFKILDKDKTRVVFNSEWFSKMSAADMIQLASQQTVSRMLERDDFAKRYASQTPISIHEFLYPLVQGYDSIALKADVELGGTDQTFNLLMGRTLQGRYGQEPQVCITVPILEGLDGVNKMSKSLGNYVAIDDAPGAMYQKILSMPDTLIRRYFEFLSFKPMNDVEALMTEMENGRNPQEIKRILAEELIERFHGTEAAASAHKSAGNVLADGELPVDLPEVTLDLDGQDALFIAQVLNQAGLAKNSSSAKDMLKRGAVKVDGEVVDAGFSLTSGQSVVIQAGKKAFAKVMVA, from the coding sequence ATGACCGAATTGACCTTAGAAGAGCAACTGGCAATCATTGAGCGCGGCACGCAAGAAATCTTATCCACTGAGGATTTGGTCGCCAAGCTCAAGCAAAACCGACCGCTGCGCATCAAAGCTGGATTTGACCCCACCGCGCCTGACTTGCATTTAGGTCACACGGTTTTGATTAATAAGCTCAAGCATTTTCAAGATTTAGGTCATGAGATTTATTTTTTAATTGGCGACTATACTGCCAAAATTGGCGACCCCTCCGGCAAAAATGCCACCCGCCCGCCATTGACCGACGAGCAAATCAAGCTTAATGCCAAAACTTACGCCGAGCAGGTGTTTAAAATTTTGGACAAAGACAAAACCCGCGTGGTGTTCAACTCCGAATGGTTTAGTAAAATGAGCGCCGCTGACATGATTCAGCTTGCCAGTCAGCAAACCGTCTCGCGGATGCTTGAGCGCGACGACTTTGCCAAGCGCTACGCCTCGCAAACGCCGATTTCGATTCACGAGTTTTTATATCCGCTCGTTCAAGGTTACGACTCCATCGCGCTTAAAGCTGACGTTGAGCTTGGCGGCACGGACCAAACGTTTAACTTACTTATGGGGCGCACCTTACAAGGTCGCTACGGTCAAGAGCCGCAAGTTTGTATCACCGTGCCGATTTTGGAAGGCTTGGACGGCGTCAATAAAATGTCAAAATCGCTTGGCAACTATGTCGCCATCGATGATGCTCCAGGCGCGATGTACCAAAAAATCCTATCCATGCCGGACACGCTGATTCGTCGTTATTTTGAGTTTTTAAGCTTTAAGCCCATGAATGACGTTGAAGCGCTAATGACTGAGATGGAAAACGGTCGCAATCCGCAAGAAATCAAGCGTATTTTAGCAGAAGAATTAATTGAGCGTTTTCATGGTACAGAAGCCGCCGCAAGCGCTCACAAATCGGCGGGCAACGTGTTAGCCGATGGCGAGCTTCCAGTAGATTTGCCGGAAGTCACTCTTGATTTGGACGGTCAAGACGCTTTATTTATCGCTCAAGTGCTCAACCAAGCAGGACTTGCCAAAAACAGCTCCTCGGCAAAAGATATGCTCAAACGCGGCGCGGTCAAAGTCGACGGCGAGGTGGTCGATGCCGGATTTAGCTTAACCAGCGGTCAATCGGTCGTTATTCAAGCGGGCAAAAAGGCATTTGCCAAGGTGATGGTTGCTTAA